A stretch of the Salarias fasciatus chromosome 3, fSalaFa1.1, whole genome shotgun sequence genome encodes the following:
- the larp7 gene encoding la-related protein 7 isoform X2, translated as MIASERGEHVDAPQSSSKETDTEKKKRSRVKQLLGDVKKQVEFWFGDVNLHKDRFLKTLIDESSDGYVDISVLTSFNRMKKLTTDTKLIARALRNSSVVELNLEGTKVRRQLPVGDRPNDVDSRTVYVELLPKDVTHSWIERVFTKCGNVVYVSIPRFKTSDDSKGFAFVEFEKEEEALTAIEMLNNPPEDAPRKPGIFPKTLNRKPIPVDADGLPAGEEEEKKKRKKKKKKDSASAQAPSGDVKEQAMEDEPPVQKRKTSAAAEEFEPELSSSQKTPGKLSEKKRRRSQTAELSESDVPSKMRKTSESRSEEVAREKTKRDSPTPSDSQQDLETGKENGDDKDVKAKRKRKKKHKEKLKIGEEVIPLRVLSKKDWLTLKDEYLRLQKRSMASLKKCITHIDGKEPQPPDQPVENNTSEKVLKQGPKFTSGVIMKITDSKPLPGRKILKEALSKISPVAYIDILEGDAEGHIRFHSPEEAKAVSSVKAQLQKEHSWKLEILSGDHEQRYWQKILVDRQVKLNRPREKKRGTEKLISKAEKILIARAKEANKHIRFQED; from the exons ATGATTGCCTCTGAGAGGGGAGAGCATGTTGATGCTCCTCAGTCCAGCAGtaaagagacagacacagagaagaagaagaggtctCGTGTCAAACAGTTGCTTGGTGACGTGAAGAAGCAAGTGGAGTTCTGGTTTGGGGACGTCAACCTCCATAAGGACCGCTTTCTGAAGACTCTCATCGACGAATCCAGTGATGGAT ATGTGGATATATCTGTGTTGACTAGTTTCAATCGAATGAAGAAGTTGACAACCGACACAAAGCTGATTGCCAGAGCGCTGAGAAACTCATCTGTAGTTGAG CTTAACTTGGAGGGGACAAAAGTCAGACGTCAGCTTCCTGTTGGAGACAGGCCAAATGATGTTGATAGCCGTACAGTCTATGTG GAACTTTTGCCCAAGGACGTGACGCACAGCTGGATAGAGAGGGTGTTCACAAAGTGTGGGAACGTGGTTTACGTCAGCATCCCCAGGTTCAAGACGTCCGACGATTCGAAGGGATTCGCCTTTGTGGAGTTTGAAAAGGAAGAGGAAGCACTCACAGCCATAGAG ATGCTGAACAACCCTCCTGAAGATGCTCCCAGGAAGCCAGGGATTTTCCCCAAAACTCTAAACAGGAAGCCAATTCCTGTGGATGCCGACGGCCTGCCGGCAG gtgaggaagaggagaagaaaaagcgcaaaaagaagaaaaagaaagacagcgCTTCAGCCCAGGCACCGTCCGGCGACGTGAAAGAACAGGCGATGGAGGATGAACCTCCTgtgcagaagaggaagacgtCGGCAGCAGCGGAGGAGTTTGAAccggagctcagcagctctcaGAAGACTCCAGGAAAACTGTCGGAGAAAAAGAGACGGCGGTCGCAGACAGCAGAGCTCTCAGAAAGCGATGTTCCATCAAAGATGAGAAAAACCAGTGAAAGTAGATCTGAAGAGGTGGCGagggagaaaacaaagagag ATTCACCCACTCCAAGTGACTCACAGCAGGATCTTGAGACGGGGAAGGAAAACGGAGATGACAAAGATGTCAAagcaaagaggaagagaaaaaagaaacacaaagagaaactgaaaatcGGAGAAGAAGTCATTCCACTTCGAGTTCTGTCAAA GAAAGATTGGCTCACACTGAAGGACGAGTACTTGAGGCTGCAGAAACGCAGCATGGCCTCGCTGAAGAAGTGCATCACTCACATTGACGGCAAGGAGCCCCAGCCTCCAGACCAACCAG TTGAGAATAACACAAGTGAGAAAGTACTGAAGCAGGGGCCAAAGTTCACCAGCGGGGTCATCATGAAGATCACTGACAGCAAACCGTTACCGGGGAGGAAGATCCTCAAA GAGGCTTTGAGTAAAATCTCTCCAGTGGCCTACATCGACATCTTGGAAGGAGATGCCGAAGGTCACATCCGCTTTCACTCGCCGGAGGAAGCAAAAGCCGTCAGCAGTGTGAAAGCCCAGCTGCAGAAAGAGCACAGCTGGAAGCTTGAAATTCTCTCAg GTGACCATGAACAGAGGTACTGGCAGAAGATCTTGGTGGACCGCCAGGTGAAACTGAATCGTCCAAGGGAAAAGAAACGGGGGACAGAAAAG cTCATATCCAAAGCTGAAAAGATCCTCATTGCCCGAGCCAAGGAGGCGAACAAGCACATCCGTTTCCAAGAAGACTGA
- the larp7 gene encoding la-related protein 7 isoform X1, giving the protein MIASERGEHVDAPQSSSKETDTEKKKRSRVKQLLGDVKKQVEFWFGDVNLHKDRFLKTLIDESSDGYVDISVLTSFNRMKKLTTDTKLIARALRNSSVVELNLEGTKVRRQLPVGDRPNDVDSRTVYVELLPKDVTHSWIERVFTKCGNVVYVSIPRFKTSDDSKGFAFVEFEKEEEALTAIEMLNNPPEDAPRKPGIFPKTLNRKPIPVDADGLPAGEEEEKKKRKKKKKKDSASAQAPSGDVKEQAMEDEPPVQKRKTSAAAEEFEPELSSSQKTPGKLSEKKRRRSQTAELSESDVPSKMRKTSESRSEEVAREKTKRDSPTPSDSQQDLETGKENGDDKDVKAKRKRKKKHKEKLKIGEEVIPLRVLSKKDWLTLKDEYLRLQKRSMASLKKCITHIDGKEPQPPDQPGVFLERFRVENNTSEKVLKQGPKFTSGVIMKITDSKPLPGRKILKEALSKISPVAYIDILEGDAEGHIRFHSPEEAKAVSSVKAQLQKEHSWKLEILSGDHEQRYWQKILVDRQVKLNRPREKKRGTEKLISKAEKILIARAKEANKHIRFQED; this is encoded by the exons ATGATTGCCTCTGAGAGGGGAGAGCATGTTGATGCTCCTCAGTCCAGCAGtaaagagacagacacagagaagaagaagaggtctCGTGTCAAACAGTTGCTTGGTGACGTGAAGAAGCAAGTGGAGTTCTGGTTTGGGGACGTCAACCTCCATAAGGACCGCTTTCTGAAGACTCTCATCGACGAATCCAGTGATGGAT ATGTGGATATATCTGTGTTGACTAGTTTCAATCGAATGAAGAAGTTGACAACCGACACAAAGCTGATTGCCAGAGCGCTGAGAAACTCATCTGTAGTTGAG CTTAACTTGGAGGGGACAAAAGTCAGACGTCAGCTTCCTGTTGGAGACAGGCCAAATGATGTTGATAGCCGTACAGTCTATGTG GAACTTTTGCCCAAGGACGTGACGCACAGCTGGATAGAGAGGGTGTTCACAAAGTGTGGGAACGTGGTTTACGTCAGCATCCCCAGGTTCAAGACGTCCGACGATTCGAAGGGATTCGCCTTTGTGGAGTTTGAAAAGGAAGAGGAAGCACTCACAGCCATAGAG ATGCTGAACAACCCTCCTGAAGATGCTCCCAGGAAGCCAGGGATTTTCCCCAAAACTCTAAACAGGAAGCCAATTCCTGTGGATGCCGACGGCCTGCCGGCAG gtgaggaagaggagaagaaaaagcgcaaaaagaagaaaaagaaagacagcgCTTCAGCCCAGGCACCGTCCGGCGACGTGAAAGAACAGGCGATGGAGGATGAACCTCCTgtgcagaagaggaagacgtCGGCAGCAGCGGAGGAGTTTGAAccggagctcagcagctctcaGAAGACTCCAGGAAAACTGTCGGAGAAAAAGAGACGGCGGTCGCAGACAGCAGAGCTCTCAGAAAGCGATGTTCCATCAAAGATGAGAAAAACCAGTGAAAGTAGATCTGAAGAGGTGGCGagggagaaaacaaagagag ATTCACCCACTCCAAGTGACTCACAGCAGGATCTTGAGACGGGGAAGGAAAACGGAGATGACAAAGATGTCAAagcaaagaggaagagaaaaaagaaacacaaagagaaactgaaaatcGGAGAAGAAGTCATTCCACTTCGAGTTCTGTCAAA GAAAGATTGGCTCACACTGAAGGACGAGTACTTGAGGCTGCAGAAACGCAGCATGGCCTCGCTGAAGAAGTGCATCACTCACATTGACGGCAAGGAGCCCCAGCCTCCAGACCAACCAGGTGTGTTTCTGGAAAGATTTAGAG TTGAGAATAACACAAGTGAGAAAGTACTGAAGCAGGGGCCAAAGTTCACCAGCGGGGTCATCATGAAGATCACTGACAGCAAACCGTTACCGGGGAGGAAGATCCTCAAA GAGGCTTTGAGTAAAATCTCTCCAGTGGCCTACATCGACATCTTGGAAGGAGATGCCGAAGGTCACATCCGCTTTCACTCGCCGGAGGAAGCAAAAGCCGTCAGCAGTGTGAAAGCCCAGCTGCAGAAAGAGCACAGCTGGAAGCTTGAAATTCTCTCAg GTGACCATGAACAGAGGTACTGGCAGAAGATCTTGGTGGACCGCCAGGTGAAACTGAATCGTCCAAGGGAAAAGAAACGGGGGACAGAAAAG cTCATATCCAAAGCTGAAAAGATCCTCATTGCCCGAGCCAAGGAGGCGAACAAGCACATCCGTTTCCAAGAAGACTGA